In Rhineura floridana isolate rRhiFlo1 chromosome 1, rRhiFlo1.hap2, whole genome shotgun sequence, the following proteins share a genomic window:
- the RBP5 gene encoding retinol-binding protein 5, producing the protein MAPNLTGYYRFISQDNMENYLRALDINVALRKLVCLLKPDKEIVHTGDHMTIRTLTSLRNYIMDFDLGVEFEEDLGPVDGRKCQTIVYWAGDQLVCEQRGEKQNRGWRHWLEGDQLHLRMTAEDEVCVQVFQKVK; encoded by the exons ATGGCTCCCAACCTCACCGGCTACTACCGATTCATCTCCCAGGACAATATGGAAAATTACCTCCGTGCCTTAG ACATCAATGTTGCTCTGAGAAAACTGGTTTGCCTCCTGAAGCCGGACAAAGAGATCGTCCACACTGGAGACCACATGACCATCCGCACATTAACTTCACTTCGAAATTATATAATGGACTTTGACCTGGGGGTTGAGTTTGAAGAGGACTTGGGGCCCGTGGATGGACGCAAGTGCCAG acAATTGTCTACTGGGCTGGAGATCAGCTGGTGTGCGAACAGCGAGGAGAGAAACAAAATCGGGGCTGGAGACATTGGCTAGAAGGGGACCAGCTGCATCTG cGCATGACAGCAGAGGATGAAGTTTGTGTCCAGGTTTTCCAGAAAGTGAAGTGA